Proteins encoded by one window of Microcebus murinus isolate Inina chromosome 2, M.murinus_Inina_mat1.0, whole genome shotgun sequence:
- the ID3 gene encoding DNA-binding protein inhibitor ID-3, with translation MKALSPVRGCYEAVCCLSERSLAIARGRGKGPAAEEPLSLLDDMNHCYSRLRELVPGVPRGTQLSQVEILQRVIDYILDLQVVLAEPAPGPPDGPHLPIQTAELAPELVIANDKRSFCH, from the exons ATGAAGGCGCTGAGCCCGGTGCGCGGCTGCTACGAGGCGGTGTGCTGCCTGTCGGAACGCAGCCTGGCCATCGCGCGGGGCCGAGGCAAGGGCCCGGCGGCCGAGGAGCCGCTGAGCCTGCTGGACGACATGAACCACTGCTACTCGCGCCTGCGGGAACTGGTACCGGGAGTCCCGAGAGGCACTCAGCTTAGCCAGGTGGAAATCCTGCAGCGCGTCATCGACTACATCCTCGACCTGCAGGTGGTCCTGGCCGAGCCGGCCCCTGGGCCCCCAGACGGCCCGCATCTCCCCATCCAG ACAGCCGAGCTCGCTCCAGAACTTGTGATCGCCAACGACAAGAGGAGCTTCTGCCACTGA